The Argopecten irradians isolate NY unplaced genomic scaffold, Ai_NY scaffold_0049, whole genome shotgun sequence genome includes a window with the following:
- the LOC138311563 gene encoding uncharacterized protein translates to MNSLLGVLLRFRREAVAITADIQQMFYCFLVQKKQRSYLRFIWHQNKDLEKTPVDYHMNVHVFGNSPSPAVATYGLRKTADEAEHKYGSDVRLFAHRNFYVDDALSTHPTSEEAVDLLHRTRSTLQEYGHLRLHKVSSNSSAVLSEFDSEDLAKSLKDLELGKEGLPTQRSLGICWNLQEDKFTFQVSLQAKPFTRRGVLSTINSIFDPLDFTSPVTIAGKEILREAMNNGIDWGTPLPLEHLERWERWKASLEHLGNISITRTYGGASLSQATRKDLCIFSDASETAIAAVVYLQLTDSEGNQKLGFVMG, encoded by the coding sequence ATGAATAGCCTTTTGGGAGTCTTGTTAAGGTTCAGACGCGAGGCTGTGGCGATTACGGCCGATATACAGCAGATGTTTTACTGTTTTCTTGTACAGAAAAAACAGCGAAGTTATCTCCGTTTCATTTGGCACCAGAATAAAGACCTGGAAAAAACCCCTGTGGACTATCATATGAACGTACATGTCTTTGGGAATAGCCCCTCTCCTGCAGTGGCGACATACGGGTTGCGAAAGACGGCAGACGAAGCAGAGCACAAGTATGGATCAGACGTCCGTCTGTTCGCCCATCGCAACTTCTATGTGGATGACGCCCTCTCAACTCATCCAACGTCAGAAGAGGCTGTCGATCTTCTACATCGTACTAGGTCTACTCTACAAGAGTATGGTCATCTCAGATTGCACAAGGTGTCTTCAAACTCGAGTGCTGTACTTTCAGAATTTGACAGTGAAGATCTAGCAAAGAGTCTCAAAGATCTTGAACTGGGCAAAGAGGGTCTACCAACGCAACGGAGTCTTGGGATCTGTTGGAATCTACAGGAAGACAAGTTCACATTCCAAGTGTCCCTCCAGGCCAAACCTTTCACCAGACGTGGAGTCCTTTCCACTATAAACAGTATTTTTGACCCATTAGACTTCACGTCACCAGTCACCATTGCAGGGAAAGAAATATTACGGGAAGCGATGAACAATGGAATTGATTGGGGTACACCACTACCTTTGGAGCATCTCGAAAGGTGGGAACGATGGAAGGCATCGCTAGAACATCTCGGCAACATCTCAATTACCCGCACTTACGGAGGCGCTTCTCTCAGCCAAGCTACTCGGAAGGATCTTTGCATATTCTCAGATGCATCAGAAACTGCTATTGCGGCAGTGGTTTATCTGCAACTTACTGATTCCGAAGGAAATCAGAAACTTGGCTTCGTAATGGGTTAA
- the LOC138311565 gene encoding uncharacterized protein: MNPADEATRSVSANNMQEIMWLNGPKYLCDVIADEEYPLINPDFDQEVRVLKTDIPNNSKPCQLGTRFEHFSSWYGLVRAISNLKHVVARRTDKNGNLGCCKDSHLCHIGKTPEALKESEVFILKVVQQDCYQQELDALKSGGALSRNSAIRNLDPFLDADGLLRVGGRLRNSELTSQERNPIIIPKRHHVASLLISHYHQEVKHQGRMFTEGAIRSAGYWIIGSRRLVNSYLGKCVKCLRLRGKRQVQKMSDLPCDRLNPAPPFSYIGIDVFGPWTVVTRKTRGGQSESKRWAVLFTCLVIRAVHVEVIQEMTSSCFINALRRFVSLRGEVKLIRSDCGSNFVGAAKDIRANIINIEDPVTKAFLSTNKISWKFNPPHASHMGGSWERIIGISRKILDSLLKDVPHRNMTHEGLTTLMAEVCSIINARPLTGISSDPDTNMPLTPSTLLTMKTSHVANSFCIEEFTPKDLYKSQWRCVQQLANSFWKRWKNEYLSSLQSRQKWQDDSMNVIEGDIVLVRDKSLCRNDWPMAVVSKAIPSTKCRR, translated from the coding sequence ATGAACCCTGCCGATGAAGCAACACGCTCTGTTTCGGCAAATAACATGCAAGAAATCATGTGGCTTAATGGCCCTAAGTATCTCTGCGATGTGATTGCAGATGAGGAATACCCACTTATCAATCCAGACTTTGACCAAGAGGTTCGTGTGCTCAAAACTGATATACCAAACAACTCAAAACCGTGTCAACTCGGGACAAGGTTCGAGCACTTCTCATCCTGGTATGGTCTTGTGAGGGCAATATCTAATCTGAAACATGTTGTTGCCAGACGTACTGATAAGAATGGTAATCTTGGATGCTGCAAAGACAGCCACCTTTGCCATATTGGTAAGACGCCTGAAGCTCTCAAGGAGTCGGAGGTTTTCATCCTTAAGGTTGTCCAACAAGATTGCTATCAACAAGAGTTGGACGCTTTGAAATCTGGAGGCGCCCTCTCTCGAAACAGTGCCATTCGGAATTTGGATCCCTTTCTTGACGCAGATGGATTGCTGCGCGTCGGAGGACGCCTTCGAAACTCCGAACTTACCTCACAGGAAAGGAATCCTATCATTATTCCCAAAAGACACCATGTAGCTAGTCTCTTGATATCACACTATCATCAAGAAGTGAAACACCAGGGACGCATGTTTACTGAGGGAGCTATCCGCAGTGCGGGTTACTGGATCATTGGCAGTAGACGCTTAGTGAATTCGTACCTTGGGAAGTGTGTAAAATGCCTAAGACTTCGTGGAAAGAGACAAGTCCAGAAGATGTCGGATCTTCCTTGCGATCGTCTGAACCCGGCTCCTCCCTTTAGTTACATCGGCATAGATGTGTTTGGACCGTGGACTGTGGTCACCAGGAAAACCCGCGGTGGTCAGTCGGAGTCAAAGAGATGGGCTGTGCTATTCACATGTCTAGTTATCCGTGCTGTGCATGTAGAGGTAATCCAGGAAATGACATCATCGTGCTTCATCAACGCTTTGCGTCGATTTGTTTCCCTTCGAGGAGAGGTCAAGTTGATCAGATCCGACTGTGGTTCGAACTTCGTGGGGGCCGCAAAGGATATTCGTGCAAATATTATCAACATCGAAGACCCAGTCACCAAAGCATTCCTGTCAACAAATAAGATTTCTTGGAAGTTCAATCCACCGCACGCTTCCCATATGGGAGGCTCTTGGGAACGAATTATCGGCATTTCACGCAAAATACTGGATTCGCTTCTCAAGGACGTACCACACAGGAACATGACACATGAAGGTCTCACAACGTTGATGGCAGAGGTTTGCTCTATCATAAATGCCAGACCCCTGACGGGCATTTCATCAGATCCGGACACTAATATGCCTTTGACGCCATCTACCTTACTGACCATGAAAACATCACATGTTGCCAACTCCTTCTGCATCGAGGAATTTACTCCAAAGGACCTTTATAAAAGCCAATGGAGATGCGTCCAACAGCTAGCAAACAGCTTTTGGAAAAGGTGGAAGAACGAGTATCTTTCTTCACTTCAGTCACGTCAAAAGTGGCAAGACGACAGCATGAATGTCATTGAGGGAGACATTGTGCTAGTGAGGGACAAATCGCTTTGTCGAAATGATTGGCCTATGGCTGTCGTTAGTAAGGCTATACCAAGTACCAAGTGCCGACGGTAG